The following are encoded together in the Capsulimonas corticalis genome:
- a CDS encoding glycoside hydrolase family 97 protein, with protein sequence MSGVSAGRSSANIVQESDNHHPNRRLIILSKGAVYRTSTMKKLLLCLSLLLISSMAKAAEMRVMSPDGKITFIVSNEAGLRYRVQVDGKLVVTDSRLGLQFKNAELGADTLIVSMQKLQHKGTWENPFGKSRVVSDHWNQARFTLQEKGTNRQFGLIVRAYNDGVAFRYDLPLASGLGNFVLTKELTEFCFADDDRSWLGNESSCAECQYPATKLSKIPMTTPDQWRRGQPYWGVLPLVTQTPSCTVAVAESDLLDWAGMFLSGTGGTGVTASLASRTDGNGLVVSSVPRQSPWRVLMIGRKSADLLNSNFVATLATPNELGDVSWVKPGVSSWDPWWTGVNPHLPQYTGLDARGDTAADKEYIDFASEMGWSYQLVDWRWYQDDLTQPLPHINIPELVSYAGNKGIRLFLWMHSNDVTREGFDKVFSKAASWGFAGVKIDFMNSDSQETVQWYVAALKAAAKYQLMVDFHGAYKPTGLSRTYPNLITQEGVLGNEYNKLGYLCTPEHTVTLPFTRGLLGPMDFTPGGFLNRSPSDFKVTFPAEVMGTRARQLAMTVIYQSPLLVMCDSPANYSHQPGVEFLRALPTAWDETVILGGDIGQYVAVARRSGNRWYLTAMNGDTMSHITLPLNFLGKGKWRLDSFADSLEANAQATAINEITTPVNSKMLLPVTLLPAGGYAAILSKK encoded by the coding sequence CTCCTTTTATGTCTCTCATTACTTCTCATCAGCAGCATGGCGAAAGCCGCCGAAATGCGCGTGATGTCGCCAGATGGAAAAATCACGTTCATCGTCTCTAATGAGGCAGGATTACGGTATCGCGTTCAAGTTGACGGCAAATTGGTCGTGACAGATTCACGATTGGGATTGCAGTTCAAGAATGCGGAGCTGGGAGCAGACACCCTGATTGTCTCCATGCAGAAACTACAGCACAAGGGGACCTGGGAGAATCCCTTTGGCAAGAGCCGCGTGGTGTCCGATCATTGGAATCAAGCTCGGTTCACCTTGCAGGAAAAAGGGACCAACCGCCAATTTGGGCTGATCGTGCGGGCATATAACGATGGAGTGGCGTTTCGCTATGATTTGCCTCTCGCTTCCGGGTTGGGCAACTTCGTTCTGACTAAGGAACTGACCGAGTTTTGCTTCGCGGACGATGATCGCAGCTGGCTGGGCAATGAATCGTCTTGTGCGGAGTGCCAGTATCCAGCGACCAAATTGAGCAAGATCCCCATGACAACTCCTGACCAGTGGCGTCGCGGGCAGCCGTACTGGGGAGTTCTGCCGCTTGTGACTCAGACGCCCAGCTGCACTGTCGCCGTGGCCGAATCAGATTTGCTCGATTGGGCTGGGATGTTCCTTTCGGGAACGGGCGGTACGGGTGTTACGGCTTCGCTTGCGTCGCGCACTGACGGGAACGGCTTGGTGGTTTCCAGCGTCCCTCGCCAAAGTCCCTGGCGGGTGTTAATGATCGGCCGTAAGAGCGCGGATCTGCTGAACTCGAATTTCGTGGCGACGCTCGCCACTCCCAATGAATTGGGCGATGTTTCCTGGGTTAAGCCTGGCGTGAGCTCCTGGGACCCTTGGTGGACCGGGGTCAACCCGCACTTGCCGCAATACACAGGATTAGATGCGCGCGGTGACACCGCCGCGGACAAAGAATATATTGACTTTGCGTCGGAAATGGGTTGGTCGTATCAGTTGGTGGATTGGCGCTGGTATCAAGATGACCTCACTCAGCCGCTGCCCCACATCAACATTCCCGAACTGGTAAGCTATGCGGGCAACAAGGGCATTCGGCTGTTTTTGTGGATGCACTCGAATGATGTGACGCGCGAGGGCTTCGACAAGGTGTTTTCAAAGGCGGCTAGCTGGGGATTTGCCGGCGTCAAAATCGATTTTATGAACAGCGACAGCCAGGAAACGGTGCAATGGTATGTCGCGGCCCTCAAAGCGGCCGCCAAATATCAGCTGATGGTTGATTTTCACGGCGCTTATAAACCCACTGGCTTGTCTCGCACTTATCCGAACCTGATCACTCAGGAGGGAGTGCTGGGCAACGAATACAATAAACTTGGCTACCTTTGCACCCCGGAACACACGGTGACTTTGCCCTTCACACGGGGGCTTCTGGGGCCGATGGATTTCACGCCGGGCGGTTTCCTCAATCGCAGCCCGTCTGATTTCAAAGTCACATTTCCTGCGGAGGTGATGGGCACGCGCGCGCGCCAGTTGGCGATGACGGTAATTTATCAGAGTCCCTTGCTCGTGATGTGTGATAGTCCGGCCAATTACTCCCACCAACCCGGCGTCGAATTTCTGCGGGCATTGCCAACCGCGTGGGATGAAACCGTCATTCTGGGCGGAGACATCGGCCAATATGTCGCCGTGGCGCGGCGATCGGGAAATCGTTGGTATTTGACCGCGATGAACGGCGATACAATGAGCCATATTACGCTGCCTCTGAATTTTCTCGGCAAGGGTAAATGGCGTCTCGATAGCTTCGCCGACTCCTTGGAAGCGAACGCTCAGGCCACTGCAATCAATGAGATAACCACCCCCGTGAATTCCAAGATGCTCCTGCCCGTTACGCTGCTGCCCGCAGGAGGATATGCAGCGATTTTGAGCAAAAAGTAA
- a CDS encoding alpha/beta fold hydrolase yields MTHTDEKRISRRRLLAMAGASAGASLLAQRPLFADQAEAAPAANKAAGDPQTSFGSLKQIDAGLLNVGYADEGPIDGPAVILLHGWPYDIHSFVDVAPLLVKQGYRVIVPYLRGYGSTSFLSSETTRNGQQSVVAVDIIALMDALKIESATIAGFDWGARTANIIAALWPERCKALVSVSGYLIGNQAAGKAPLPPEAELQWWYQFYFATERGRAGYEKNRHDFAKLIWRIASPKWSFEDAVFDRTAASFDNPDHVAIVIHNYRWRLSLADGEPKYDELEKRLAAGPIITVPTITLEGDANGAPHPDSAVYQKKFSGKYAHRLIKGGIGHNLPQEAPQAFAQAVIDVGSL; encoded by the coding sequence ATGACTCACACAGACGAAAAGCGGATTTCACGCCGTCGTCTCTTGGCAATGGCGGGCGCATCGGCGGGAGCGAGTTTGCTCGCGCAGCGTCCCCTTTTCGCGGATCAGGCCGAAGCCGCCCCGGCGGCGAACAAGGCGGCAGGCGATCCGCAGACATCCTTTGGATCACTGAAACAGATCGACGCTGGCCTGCTCAACGTGGGCTACGCGGACGAAGGGCCGATCGACGGTCCGGCGGTCATCCTGCTGCACGGATGGCCGTACGACATTCACAGCTTTGTCGATGTCGCGCCGCTGCTGGTCAAGCAGGGCTATCGGGTGATCGTCCCGTACCTGCGCGGCTATGGCTCGACGAGTTTTCTGTCCAGCGAGACGACCCGGAATGGTCAGCAATCCGTCGTCGCCGTCGATATCATCGCCTTGATGGATGCGCTCAAGATCGAGTCGGCGACGATCGCTGGTTTTGATTGGGGAGCGCGAACAGCCAACATCATCGCGGCGCTCTGGCCGGAGCGATGCAAGGCGCTGGTCTCCGTGAGTGGTTATCTGATCGGCAACCAGGCAGCCGGCAAAGCGCCCCTGCCGCCGGAGGCGGAGCTGCAATGGTGGTATCAGTTTTATTTCGCGACGGAGCGCGGCCGGGCTGGTTACGAAAAGAATCGGCACGACTTCGCGAAACTCATCTGGCGGATCGCGTCGCCGAAATGGAGCTTCGAGGACGCCGTGTTCGATCGCACTGCCGCGTCGTTCGACAACCCGGATCATGTCGCCATCGTGATTCATAACTACCGCTGGCGCCTCAGCCTGGCGGACGGTGAGCCGAAATATGACGAGCTGGAAAAGCGTCTCGCGGCCGGTCCGATCATCACCGTTCCCACCATCACCCTGGAAGGCGACGCCAACGGCGCCCCCCACCCCGACAGCGCCGTATACCAAAAGAAGTTCTCGGGCAAGTACGCCCATCGGCTCATCAAAGGCGGGATCGGGCACAATCTTCCTCAGGAAGCCCCGCAGGCTTTTGCCCAAGCCGTCATCGATGTCGGCAGTTTGTGA
- a CDS encoding DUF1152 domain-containing protein: protein MLNQTIDTRLAHSQSILIAGGGGGYDVVCGAPIALALARQGKDVHIAGFSSTPINDIANATQHSPFLVEVTARSSRPSYFPEGWLAKALSDRMARDVSVWCMGASGVGPLLESYTRLVRDLSIDTIILVDGGVDSLLRGDENALGSPLEDAISLAALSLLEGPQRILAAVAFGAERLDQICHAQVLARVAALTNAGAWLGCECLEGVAATDLSEIAEYILQNQRGMRQSIVIASLISAIRGDFGDVAVLPHATTTPPWISPLTSLFWYFDLPEVARQNLYLSKLINTTTYDQAAEYLGGYLKSRVKRGWEAIPI from the coding sequence ATGCTGAACCAAACAATTGACACGCGCCTCGCGCATTCGCAAAGTATTTTGATCGCTGGCGGCGGGGGCGGATACGATGTCGTCTGCGGAGCGCCGATTGCCCTCGCGCTGGCGAGACAAGGCAAGGACGTACACATCGCCGGTTTTTCGTCGACGCCGATTAACGACATTGCGAACGCTACTCAGCACTCCCCATTCTTGGTGGAAGTGACCGCCCGCTCATCTCGACCGTCGTACTTCCCGGAGGGATGGCTGGCGAAGGCCCTGAGCGACCGAATGGCGCGAGACGTCTCGGTTTGGTGCATGGGGGCGTCAGGAGTCGGACCGCTCCTGGAGAGCTACACGCGGCTCGTCCGTGATTTATCCATTGACACGATTATCTTAGTGGACGGCGGCGTCGATTCATTGCTGCGGGGCGACGAAAACGCGCTTGGGTCTCCTCTGGAAGACGCGATATCACTCGCGGCGCTTTCGCTGCTCGAAGGGCCACAGCGAATACTTGCCGCCGTGGCGTTTGGAGCAGAGCGCCTCGATCAAATTTGTCATGCGCAGGTGCTGGCGCGTGTCGCCGCGCTGACGAACGCCGGAGCTTGGCTTGGCTGCGAATGCTTGGAAGGCGTGGCCGCAACAGACCTCAGCGAAATCGCGGAATATATATTGCAAAATCAGCGCGGAATGCGTCAAAGCATCGTCATCGCATCGCTCATATCCGCGATACGCGGCGACTTTGGCGACGTGGCGGTACTGCCGCATGCGACAACAACGCCGCCGTGGATATCACCGCTAACGTCGTTATTCTGGTATTTCGATCTTCCGGAAGTAGCGCGCCAGAATCTGTATTTGTCCAAGCTAATCAACACTACAACATATGATCAGGCAGCAGAATATCTTGGCGGATATCTCAAATCCCGAGTGAAGCGCGGTTGGGAAGCGATTCCCATTTAG